One segment of Carya illinoinensis cultivar Pawnee chromosome 1, C.illinoinensisPawnee_v1, whole genome shotgun sequence DNA contains the following:
- the LOC122274597 gene encoding uncharacterized protein LOC122274597 yields the protein MPEKAVNSLSLNPLIPRSSPLLHWRFGVLTALVFVGMVVVWSIDGCTIKSFLEAWRLRQDYKTVKFSTLPANLTRTHPSLPLNTSIILANDPTQNQTNIPTHFDSHILEPVSVQNSTVVPPEPSQNPMQIIASPELSWVSAELEPNLTSNLLTRWLAPGGEPCKDSKTVQIAIPGLDGGNLVDLSAGEIHEFGFQALDESGNPRCLGGDYFETDLSGDSWKSRPLVKDFGNGSYSVSLQVHPDFFGDYNLTVILLYRHFEGLKFSPWRFVFDRELRKIPIRFHKASCQLHEIKTCKESDFNLDIWSGRWTRHGKNDDCQIGNDGRYRCLAPDFPCQSPWCIGPLGLLESNGWVYSAHCAFRLFLADSAWNCLKNRWIFFWGDSNHVDTIRNMLNFVLDLPDIPSVPRRFDMNFSNPKDPSQSVRITSIFNGHWNETGNYEGLNSLQNEGFRNLLKNYFSEGAIPDTLIMNSGLHDGVKWKNLRQFSAGADYAASFWTEVMESVKQRGMALPKVFYRTTVATGGYARSMAFNPNKMEAYNGVLLDKLKRAGVVSAVIDNFDMTFPWHFDNRCNDGVHYGRAPVKMKWRDGQIGHQYFVDLMLVHVLLNALCAR from the coding sequence ATGCCGGAGAAGGCAGTGAATTCGCTATCTTTGAATCCATTGATACCAAGGTCGAGTCCCTTGCTTCATTGGCGTTTTGGGGTGCTGACGGCTTTGGTATTTGTTGGGATGGTCGTCGTTTGGAGCATAGATGGGTGCACCATAAAGAGCTTTCTTGAAGCTTGGAGGCTCAGGCAAGATTACAAAACCGTGAAGTTCAGCACTCTCCCAGCCAATCTCACCCGAACCCATCCAAGTCTGCCTCTTAACACCTCCATCATCCTAGCTAATGATCCGACCCAGAACCAAACCAATATCCCTACCCACTTCGATTCCCACATTCTCGAACCGGTTTCTGTTCAGAATTCAACTGTAGTGCCTCCAGAACCATCCCAGAATCCAATGCAGATTATAGCTTCGCCGGAATTGAGCTGGGTTTCTGCGGAATTGGAGCCCAACTTGACGTCCAATCTTCTCACCAGGTGGTTAGCTCCTGGAGGTGAGCCTTGTAAGGATTCCAAGACGGTGCAGATTGCGATTCCTGGTTTGGATGGTGGGAACTTGGTTGATCTGTCAGCTGGCGAAATCCATGAATTTGGTTTTCAAGCACTGGATGAGTCTGGAAATCCTCGCTGTTTAGGTGGGGATTACTTTGAGACTGATCTTTCAGGGGATTCTTGGAAATCCAGGCCATTAGTCAAAGATTTTGGTAATGGGTCTTATTCTGTTTCGCTTCAGGTTCATCCGGATTTTTTCGGGGATTACAATCTGACGGTAATTCTGCTCTATAGGCATTTTGAGGGCCTTAAATTCTCGCCTTGGCGCTTCGTGTTTGATCGAGAGCTTCGCAAGATTCCAATCAGGTTTCACAAAGCCTCATGTCAGTTGCATGAGATAAAAACTTGTAAAGAATCTGATTTTAACCTGGACATTTGGTCTGGGAGGTGGACTCGGCATGGTAAAAATGATGATTGCCAAATCGGTAACGATGGTCGGTACCGTTGCCTAGCACCCGACTTTCCATGCCAGAGTCCATGGTGTATTGGTCCACTGGGGTTGTTAGAGAGTAACGGTTGGGTCTACTCTGCACATTGTGCATTTAGATTGTTTCTAGCTGATTCTGCTTGGAATTGCTTGAAGAATCGGTGGATTTTCTTCTGGGGTGATTCAAATCACGTTGATACAATACGAAACATGCTcaattttgttttagatttacCTGATATTCCATCAGTTCCTAGGCGGTTTGATATGAACTTCTCAAACCCCAAAGACCCGTCTCAGTCAGTTAGGATCACTAGCATTTTCAATGGCCATTGGAATGAGACCGGGAATTATGAAGGTTTGAATTCGCTGCAAAATGAAGGATTTagaaatttgttaaaaaattacttttcaGAAGGCGCAATTCCAGACACGCTGATCATGAACTCTGGATTACACGATGGTGTCAAGTGGAAAAATTTGAGACAATTCTCTGCAGGCGCAGATTATGCAGCGTCATTCTGGACCGAGGTTATGGAGTCAGTGAAGCAGAGGGGGATGGCGTTGCCAAAGGTATTTTACAGGACCACGGTGGCGACTGGTGGATATGCTCGGTCAATGGCATTCAATCCCAATAAAATGGAGGCATATAATGGGGTATTGCTGGACAAATTGAAGCGAGCTGGGGTAGTTTCGGCCGTGATTGATAACTTTGATATGACTTTCCCTTGGCATTTTGATAACCGGTGCAATGACGGTGTGCATTATGGCCGGGCTCCAGTGAAGATGAAATGGAGAGATGGCCAAATTGGGCACCAGTATTTTGTAGACCTCATGTTAGTTCATGTGCTACTCAATGCACTGTGCGCAAGGTAG
- the LOC122274615 gene encoding TVP38/TMEM64 family membrane protein slr0305-like, producing the protein MCLVPILQYPKEYYKTNLANFGGLRARLSLKQPISDYDDEEECRPWRRRIFMAFTWGSALRITLLLLLLAAVVTACFTLPVEKILKDFLLWVEQDLGPWGPLVLAVAYIPLTILAVPASVLTLGGGYLFGLPVGFVADSIGATVGAGAAFILGRTIGKSFVVSKLKDYPRFQSVGIAIHRSGFKIVLLLRLVPLLPFNMLNYLLSVTPVSLGEYMLASWLGMMPITLTLVYVGTTLKDLSDVTHGWNEFSKTRWAFVILGLSVSAVLLICVTKVAKAALEKALAEYEDLDGILASPQLPVVAEPAVDLNQPLIIKIDPSEDNHEK; encoded by the exons ATGTGTTTGGTGCCTATACTCCAATACCCCAAAGAATACTACAAAACCAATCTGGCAAATTTTGGGGGATTGAGGGCTCGCTTGTCCTTGAAGCAACCTATCTCCGACTACGACGACGAGGAGGAGTGCAGGCCTTGGCGTCGCAGGATTTTCATGGCCTTTACGTGGGGCTCCGCCCTTAGGATcactctcctcctcctccttcttgcCGCCGTCGTTACCGCTTGCTTCACTCTCCCCGTCGAGAAG ATTCTGAAGGACTTTTTATTATGGGTTGAGCAGGATCTTGGACCTTGGGGTCCCCTTGTGCT GGCTGTTGCCTACATTCCTCTTACAATCTTGGCAGTTCCAGCATCTGTATTAACT CTCGGTGGTGGTTATCTTTTTGGGCTGCCTGTAGGCTTTGTTGCCGACTCTATTGGTGCTACTGTTGGTGCTGGGGCTGCATTCATTCTTGGCAGAACA ATTGGGAAATCATTTGTGGTTTCCAAATTGAAGGATTATCCACGCTTCCAGTCAGTTGGGATTGCAATTCACAGATCTGGATTTAAg ATTGTTTTGTTGCTTCGGCTTGTTCCCTTGCTGCCATTTAACATGTTGAACTACCTCCTGTCTGTGACTCCTGTTTCATTAGGGGAATACATGCTGGCTTCCTGGTTAGGAATGATG CCAATAACGCTTACATTAGTTTATGTTGGAACAACTCTCAAGGATCTTTCTGATGTGACACATGGATGGAATGAGTTTTCAAAGACCCGTTGG GCATTTGTCATATTGGGCCTATCGGTATCTG CGGTTTTGCTTATTTGTGTTACCAAAGTTGCCAAGGCTGCTTTGGAAAAAGCTTTGGCTGAATATGAGGATCTTGATGGCATTTTAGCATCCCCTCAGCTGCCCGTTGTGGCTGAACCAGCTGTGGATCTCAACCAACCTCTCATAATCAAGATAGACCCTTCTGAAGACAAccatgaaaaatga
- the LOC122274624 gene encoding uncharacterized protein LOC122274624: MHVAPKLKLARNLKALGGKMPGFCIFPLGGCFDGCRDHTQGSGFGTRIWNLSDRPVELQIRVGSILKKVHTLKPGSSKRLNCKSIYKAHMPCKSGNGDGGMKSLLYYYDETCHPYVWVHDSGGDSLRMVKQQYLSLDDLRNYSEIRIFRDHQRGCISVRKKPRPDFC; the protein is encoded by the coding sequence ATGCATGTTGCTCCAAAGCTGAAGCTAGCCAGAAACCTCAAGGCCCTCGGAGGAAAAATGCCAGGATTCTGTATTTTTCCACTCGGCGGGTGCTTCGATGGATGCCGCGACCACACTCAAGGCTCAGGATTTGGCACAAGGATCTGGAATCTAAGTGACAGACCAGTGGAGTTGCAGATAAGGGTGGGATCAATATTGAAAAAGGTTCATACTTTAAAGCCAGGGTCTTCAAAGAGACTGAACTGCAAGAGCATATACAAGGCTCATATGCCTTGTAAGAGTGGCAATGGAGATGGAGGAATGAAGAGTTTGCTGTATTACTATGATGAGACATGCCACCCATATGTTTGGGTTCATGACAGTGGGGGTGATTCCTTGAGAATGGTCAAGCAACAGTACCTTAGTCTTGATGACCTGAGGAACTACTCTGAGATCAGAATCTTTAGGGACCATCAGAGAGGCTGCATATCAGTTCGCAAGAAACCTAGGCCTGATTTTTGCTAA